ATAAACGCGCCTGGCTCACGCAATTAAATGATTTTTATTTACGCTCTTATCCCATTAAGCGTTATTTGCATCGCTTAGCTCGTTTGGCTGCGCAGCCATTTCCATCGTTACAGGAACTTCATTTTGAGCCCGCCGGGTTGGCCGACTTATCTATCCAACCTGGCGTTATAGGCGGCGAAACACTATTTGAGAATTTCAAGCAACGCATTGAGCGCTATCACTTGACCCGGGATTTCCCGTCAATCAAGGGGCCATCCTATCTGTCAGTACATTTACGCTTTGGCACAGTATCGATTCGTGAATTAGCCGCTTACGCCTGGCACCAAGGAAGCCGCGGTGCACAAACGTGGTTAACAGAATTAATCTGGCGCGAGTTCTACCAGCAAGTTCTTTGGCACCGACCAGAGGTGGAGCATCACGCCTTTAAGCGGAATTATGATGCGCTGGCATTTCCTAACGATAAAACATTATTTACCGCCTGGTGCCAAGGTCAAACCGGTTACCCTATTGTTGACGCTGCTATGCGTCAGCTCAATCAAACTGGATATATGCATAATCGACTGCGGATGATTGCGGCGAGTTTTCTAGTGAAGGATTTACTGGTTGATTGGCGTTGGGGCGAGCGTTATTTCGCCGAACAATTGATTGACTATGATCTAGCCTCTAACAATGGCGGCTGGCAATGGGCTGCGGGTACCGGCTGCGATGCCCAGCCCTATTTCCGTATTTTTAATCCGGTCACGCAATCTACAAAATTTGATTCTGACGGTAAATTTATTCGCCGTTATTGCCCAGAGCTTAGTGCTTTACAAGGCAACAAAATTCATACGCCATGGTTGGCAGACCCAGCCACATTAAATGCGGCGGGCATTACGCTTGGGAAGGATTATCCGTCGCCAGTCGTGGACCATGCCGATCAGCGCCATCAGGCGTTGGCGTTGTTTAAGCGTTAATTTAGCAATATAAATACGTTCTTGCGATAAACTCATCGCGACGTGCAGCCATAGCTGGCTTCCCAATATTGGGTTTACGCGCCGTCTTGGTCAACTCCCTCTTTAAAGAACGCATAAGTATTCTGCTTCATCCGGCGCAT
The Mycoavidus cysteinexigens genome window above contains:
- a CDS encoding cryptochrome/photolyase family protein — its product is MATESTEKASKVALVWLRRDIRLFDHAALYHALKECDQVIPVFVFDTAILDTLPRADRRVEFIHASLRALKSELQRADSDLVIRHADAVTAIPTLAAEFSVSAVYTNRDYEPHAIQRDKKVATALRQQGIALHTFKDQVIFEQDEIITQSGTMYSVFTPYKRAWLTQLNDFYLRSYPIKRYLHRLARLAAQPFPSLQELHFEPAGLADLSIQPGVIGGETLFENFKQRIERYHLTRDFPSIKGPSYLSVHLRFGTVSIRELAAYAWHQGSRGAQTWLTELIWREFYQQVLWHRPEVEHHAFKRNYDALAFPNDKTLFTAWCQGQTGYPIVDAAMRQLNQTGYMHNRLRMIAASFLVKDLLVDWRWGERYFAEQLIDYDLASNNGGWQWAAGTGCDAQPYFRIFNPVTQSTKFDSDGKFIRRYCPELSALQGNKIHTPWLADPATLNAAGITLGKDYPSPVVDHADQRHQALALFKR